Proteins from one Ornithobacterium rhinotracheale genomic window:
- a CDS encoding chondroitinase family polysaccharide lyase codes for MKKLIIWFQTLMCLPLLAQKNPTNLPANSDGLVLKAEKSMVKLVENPSKTISQSAEWDWSKNADFKLFNSASTKVENPRATLVFWLYNTTPQNEKLMVKVSQDASNYFIFPFGLNFKGWRTAWVMFHRDMQVVGNPKKINFIEFLKPKNAKNGIFYLNDVRLVNEVNPRSPMQDEQLPFVNKGVEKSANAHWVALYNFAHQPKKLAETKSVTISQQNGITTIAKRLKKQILDDFDVEKNKVSFAEVQKEFNDWGIQEKNGIYSGKPVLSMNDREILKKEQLPEKHIKDFTELMLKIAILRDFSQNLTEQKSLDNMFLTLLNFMHDQGWAAGSGMGALHHLGYNFEGFYESCFLMRDVIKAAGLTQQTYDDMFWFSGLGRIYTPKKDLPHSNIDVFNTLLRGMLCTILTDDNKGKIAQELKQFSWWLSENMMPTYSIRGTFKPDGAVVHHGTLYPAYGVGGFRGLSETVYALSKTDFQVSTAAYNSFKKVLLTAHAYANPRHWPLSVAGRHPTGNFKLSPKPFLWTALSSPTADEDAELASAYMLILNKNKDKWSQYFKTKNIKAKYPTGHWNINYGLLDLHRRKDWLVALRGHNRYFVSHESYPGQNVFGRFLTYGNLQVLYDENDKNAPKNNFEDKGWDWSLIPGTTTLHLPIDAMRANIINADNYSGVEEMLLTDEVFAGGTNLNGQGVYAMQLHGHDKYDMGSFRANKSWFMFDDLVVCLGSDIENNRSDVETRTTVFQNYLGEKTIENKNPLLLNGELLSPKKMPRFIKYMRVLDSRKIGYVFPKVGQIELYRGLQKSRDQKDKKDTHGVFETLTFNHKKSPKNQKYEYAMLIDSDDKALADVQNRIKNGLLYEVLQQDSIAHIVDYRPLNMCGLAIFKANEKLFNLLVESVDKPSLILYEKKGNDYQFAITNPDLGFFQGKDDTPIINGKRKEVSIYSRQWYGTPATPSVVKVVLNGLFEILPNDAIKSVRRENRKTIIEVKCAYGIATKMNITPILM; via the coding sequence ATGAAAAAGCTCATTATTTGGTTTCAAACGCTTATGTGTTTGCCTCTTTTAGCCCAAAAAAATCCTACAAATCTGCCCGCCAATAGCGATGGTTTAGTCCTAAAAGCGGAAAAGTCTATGGTGAAATTGGTAGAAAATCCATCGAAAACCATTTCTCAATCCGCGGAATGGGATTGGTCTAAAAATGCCGATTTTAAGCTATTTAATTCAGCATCTACAAAAGTAGAAAATCCACGCGCTACCCTTGTTTTTTGGTTGTACAATACCACGCCACAAAACGAGAAATTAATGGTAAAAGTTTCGCAAGATGCCAGCAATTATTTCATTTTTCCTTTTGGGTTAAATTTCAAAGGTTGGCGCACTGCATGGGTGATGTTTCACCGAGATATGCAAGTGGTGGGAAATCCCAAAAAGATAAATTTCATTGAATTTTTAAAACCAAAAAACGCCAAAAATGGTATTTTTTATCTAAACGATGTGCGCTTGGTAAACGAAGTAAATCCACGCTCGCCTATGCAAGATGAGCAGTTGCCTTTTGTGAACAAAGGCGTGGAAAAATCGGCGAATGCACACTGGGTAGCTTTGTACAATTTTGCGCATCAGCCCAAAAAATTAGCAGAAACCAAATCAGTCACTATAAGCCAACAAAACGGAATCACTACGATTGCCAAAAGACTCAAAAAACAGATTTTAGATGATTTTGATGTCGAAAAAAACAAAGTGTCCTTTGCCGAAGTTCAAAAAGAATTCAATGATTGGGGAATTCAAGAAAAAAACGGAATCTACAGCGGGAAGCCAGTGCTTTCGATGAACGATCGCGAAATCCTGAAAAAAGAACAATTACCTGAAAAGCACATCAAAGATTTCACCGAGCTGATGCTGAAAATTGCGATTTTAAGGGATTTTTCGCAAAATCTAACGGAACAAAAAAGCTTGGATAATATGTTTTTAACCCTACTGAATTTTATGCACGACCAAGGTTGGGCTGCAGGCAGTGGTATGGGAGCATTGCACCATTTAGGCTACAATTTTGAGGGCTTTTACGAATCTTGTTTTTTGATGCGCGATGTAATCAAAGCCGCAGGACTCACGCAGCAGACATACGATGATATGTTTTGGTTTTCGGGCTTGGGTAGAATTTATACGCCCAAAAAAGACTTGCCGCATTCCAATATCGATGTGTTCAACACGCTACTACGCGGAATGCTTTGCACTATTCTCACCGATGATAATAAAGGAAAAATAGCACAAGAATTAAAGCAATTTTCTTGGTGGCTTTCAGAAAATATGATGCCTACTTATAGCATTCGCGGAACATTTAAACCAGACGGAGCGGTGGTGCATCACGGGACTTTGTACCCTGCCTATGGCGTGGGGGGATTCAGAGGGCTTTCGGAAACCGTTTACGCCTTGTCCAAAACCGATTTTCAAGTAAGCACGGCAGCATACAACAGCTTTAAAAAAGTACTGCTCACGGCGCACGCTTATGCCAATCCAAGACATTGGCCGCTCAGCGTGGCGGGGCGTCACCCGACGGGGAATTTTAAACTATCTCCCAAGCCATTTTTATGGACTGCGCTTTCCTCGCCCACTGCGGATGAAGATGCAGAACTCGCGTCTGCCTATATGCTGATTTTGAACAAAAATAAAGACAAATGGTCGCAATATTTTAAGACTAAAAACATTAAAGCTAAATACCCGACAGGGCATTGGAATATTAATTATGGTTTGCTCGATTTGCATCGCCGCAAAGATTGGCTCGTGGCGTTGCGTGGGCACAATCGTTATTTTGTGTCGCATGAGAGTTACCCAGGGCAAAATGTTTTCGGCCGATTTTTGACTTACGGAAATCTCCAAGTTTTATATGACGAAAACGATAAAAATGCACCCAAAAACAATTTTGAAGATAAAGGCTGGGATTGGAGTTTGATTCCAGGCACCACAACTTTGCATCTCCCAATCGATGCGATGAGAGCGAATATCATCAATGCTGATAATTATAGTGGCGTGGAAGAAATGCTCTTGACCGATGAAGTGTTTGCGGGTGGCACAAACCTGAACGGACAAGGTGTGTATGCCATGCAATTGCACGGGCACGATAAATACGATATGGGAAGTTTTAGAGCCAATAAATCTTGGTTTATGTTCGATGATTTGGTAGTGTGTTTGGGCTCGGATATCGAGAATAATCGTAGCGATGTAGAAACGAGGACTACGGTTTTTCAAAATTATTTGGGCGAAAAAACGATAGAAAATAAAAATCCATTATTGTTAAACGGAGAGCTGCTTTCGCCAAAAAAAATGCCGAGATTTATTAAATATATGCGCGTACTGGATTCTCGAAAAATCGGTTATGTTTTTCCAAAAGTGGGACAGATTGAATTGTATCGTGGTTTGCAAAAATCACGCGACCAAAAGGACAAAAAAGATACACATGGCGTGTTTGAAACGCTGACCTTTAATCATAAAAAATCACCGAAAAATCAAAAATACGAGTATGCGATGCTCATAGATTCCGATGATAAAGCTTTGGCCGATGTGCAGAATCGCATCAAAAATGGATTATTGTACGAAGTCTTGCAACAGGATTCCATCGCGCACATTGTAGATTATCGTCCGCTCAATATGTGTGGTTTGGCCATATTTAAAGCCAATGAAAAATTATTTAACCTACTGGTGGAAAGCGTAGATAAACCAAGTTTAATTTTGTATGAAAAAAAAGGTAACGATTATCAATTTGCGATTACCAATCCCGATTTAGGCTTTTTTCAAGGCAAAGACGATACCCCAATAATCAATGGTAAGCGAAAAGAAGTAAGCATTTATTCTCGCCAATGGTATGGAACGCCCGCCACGCCTTCGGTGGTGAAAGTGGTGCTCAATGGATTGTTTGAAATTTTGCCCAACGACGCTATAAAATCAGTGCGTCGCGAAAATCGAAAAACTATAATTGAAGTGAAATGTGCTTATGGAATTGCTACTAAAATGAATATAACTCCTATTTTGATGTAA
- a CDS encoding ferrous iron transport protein A — MLLADLKKGEKAKIEGFVTEDIPAKFLEMGLVPGAEIRYKCSAPFNGPMCIMLCKNKCVLALRRKEAAYVLVKKEA; from the coding sequence GTGTTATTAGCAGATTTAAAAAAGGGAGAAAAAGCGAAAATAGAAGGATTCGTTACAGAGGATATTCCCGCTAAATTCCTTGAAATGGGGCTTGTTCCAGGTGCTGAGATCAGATATAAATGCTCTGCACCATTTAATGGGCCTATGTGTATAATGCTATGTAAAAATAAATGTGTGCTAGCTCTTAGAAGAAAAGAGGCAGCCTATGTTTTGGTTAAAAAAGAAGCATGA